Within the Zea mays cultivar B73 chromosome 10, Zm-B73-REFERENCE-NAM-5.0, whole genome shotgun sequence genome, the region AACAGACTAGGCCTTGAGTCGTCTATAAAAGCTACCCAAGACCACCACGAATTAGGGTTTCAGCGCGGCAGCGGTTGCGGGCGGGCGGATCTAGCGCGAGCGGCACTGGACAAACGCACGACGACGGCCTTGCGGGCTGGCGGATCTAGCGCAGGCGTCGCTGGTCAAGCGCGTGGCGGCTGTCGCCGGCGTGGCGACCATGCAGGAAACTGCTGGCGCTACTGGTCCCATCCGTGCATGCCCGATCTCGCGTTTCCCCACCGACATGCGAGCGCACTGGTCTGGCGGGATCCGGCGCAGACAGGGCGCGGATCTAGTCGAAGCGCGGATGGACGGTTCCGACGTGGACAAAAGGGGTCCGTGGCGGCCGGACGACGAGTGCGCGGTTGGCGGACGGACGCGGCGCCGTCACAGGCAACGTAGCTGAGATGGGATCGGTAGCGGTGGACTTCCCTAGGGGCGAGCTGCGACGGCGGCCTCCCTAGGTGCGAGCAGCATCGGATCCTAGAGGCGCGTGCAGCGGGCAACGGCTCCCTTAGGGTGTGAGCGACGACGTGTTTTTATGCTGCTttatatacatatttatgccaacaTCAATAGGTGTTTACGACATATATTTCAGTTAATGAATACCCTTCCTTCTATTGtatgtttatgatatttctattcacattttaCGCAAATGTTTATGCATTGTGTCGTTACCTAACCCAGTGTGTATATAGGGTTTCTAACATTTACGTTAGCTCGATATTTACGATCAAACTGAGAGGTTTTACACTCAAAACTGAATATTTTTACGATCGAACATGGAGATGCGTCCAAATAGTGACCCGCATGCCAATTTTTAAGTAGTGTACCATAATGCATAAATACATTcatcgtgtagcataattagtatcaatatatatcatataATGTTTGTAACGAGCCTAGCTGCATGACTGTTGTaaagatcctatttttatggacgAAATAATACATTTAAATcagtttttttgtttccatgcatgccaatccATTTTCTTTCAACGCATATTCTTaccatcctaaatttgtgtgcaTTTAGCAGGAAACAAATTTTTTATGCGGTGTACCACACTACATAAGTATCTATACCGTATAACATAATTAGTATTAGTATATGTTATAATCTGGTTACAACGAGCCTAACTGCATAACTCTTGCAGATATCCTATTTTTATGGACGAAATTAaccatttaaatcagattttttggtTTCCATGCATACCAATTTATTTCCTTTCAACGCACATTCTttatcatcctaaatttgtgtgcatgcagcAGAAAATTGATTTTTTACGCGGTATACCAcactgcataaatatctacaccgtgtaacataattagtatcagtatatatcataaactggttctagcatgcctagctgcatggttgtttgtagagatcctatatttatgggagaaataaagcatttaaatcagattttttgtttccataAATGTCAATCCATTTCTTCTCAACACACATTTTTTTCATCCTAAATTTTGTGCACATGCAGCAGGAAAAactaatttttatgtggtttacagtattgcataaataactacaatgtgtagcataattagtatcagtatatatcataaaatgtttCTAACGAGATTAACTGTATGACTGTtatagagatcctatatttatggacagAATAAagtatttaaatcagattttttgtttATATGCATATCAATCCATCTACTAATGACGTGTTTGGATTGCAGCATCATGTAGCCCGGAGTTAAATCATCCGTCATGGGTTAGAGATCAGAAGGACGAGGTCATCCGCTGCTTTTTCAAGGAACCAGCTCGACCGCCTATGGAGAAAGCTACGAAGGATGGCTTGATGACGGATGGATTTACCTCGTGACACAAACCAAACAGAACATGCAGGTTCGAATTTAGGTTCGGATGATTCCGGATGAGTTCATTTGTCAATCCAAACAGGTCGTAAATTTGTGCTAATCCTTCTAATTTTATTGCGCATGCAAATAGAAAAAAGAAGGCGCGCATGCAGGGATGGGCGCGAGGTGAAGGCGACCAGGTCTGGTTGGATGGGACTAGTCTGGTCAGATGGTACATATATGACTAGGGCGTGCACCATATCTTTGGAAGACTAGGGCTTTCAATAGCCTTACCCATATATAACAAAGAATATAAATGGATTTTTTTGCTAGCCAAAGGAAAGCGGAAACATTAAGAGCGCAGAGAGGTGTTCGATTGGTGGAATGATATAGTCCGGTGTTATCCCATTTTTCTTGTTTTTTATTTAGTTTGTCAAATAGAATAAGTTGATTCGTGACTACCTTATGTTTTTTATATAAACTAAGGGCCCCTTTGGCAGGGCTCTGGCTTCTCCAAAAACGGCTTTGGCTCTGACTCATGAGGTGAAGCCACTTTTTTAGATGAGCCAAAGCCATTCTGAAAAATCATTTGGCAAAACGGCTTataggttgtttttcagaaagaccATTGTATAGTTTACTTTTTATAGATCTCTCCTGTACGTGGCTAGGGATTGAGGACAGGACAAAAAAAATAATTTGGACTGGTGGGAGGGCTATTGTGCAAAAATGACGTGAGCTGAAGCCGGGTGAGCCACTTTTTTGGCTCATGCCCTCTAGTTCATTTTGGAAAAGCACTTCACTGGTGAAGCCATTTGAAAAAGAGGTatttggcacaacttttgcaTGAGCCAGAGCTGAAGCTAAAAAATAAGCCCTACCAAAGGGGCCCTAATATTTAATGCTGGTATGAAAAATGTTGTTGTTTCAAAAATTTAAGAAATAAACTCATAAAAGATAATATTAGTTTTCTCGAACCTTCCTCCGCTTTCCCGCTCTCAGCAACCCCACTATCCACCATCCTATCCCTAGCAGCAGCAGGACGCCAGGACCACGTGTTTCATTAACAAACAAACATGATCCTGCTTTGTCACCGGCCCCTCCCTCACCTACCAGGATGAACCTGCTGACGTCGACCTCTGTCACCATTCCCGCCCATGCTCAACTCCCCTAGAGACCGGTCCCACGCGCCGGCGGAGCCCTGCTTTTTTCGTCGTCGCTCTCCCAGCGAGCCGTGCCCGTctgctcctcctctctccctccatgCTCCTCGCTGCGCTCTCTTCCCCGCACACTTATCTTTCCAGCTCAGTGTCCGTCCCTCTCCTCGACACGCACATCTTCCATTGCTCGCTTGCTTCCTCGTGTCGTCTAGCTCTATCCGATTCCAACACAGCTACCTATAAatacatctctctctctctctctctccccgagcAGAGCTAGGCAGAGGGCAGACCATTGGCGAGAGGATTGTTGGAGCTCGGCCGAGCAGAGCACGCACAGTGtgattgtgtgtgtgtgtgtctgaCATGGCGTCGCTCTGGCTAGCGAGAGCGTCGTCCCAGCTGGCGCGCCGTGCCGCCGCCAGGAGGCCTCCTCCGCGTCCTGCGCGCCACGGCTCCGGCCAACCCACCAGTTCGTGGTTCTTGGGCTCGGTGCCGCAGGCGGCCCTTGGGTCACCAGCGCTGGACACAAGCCGCCGGGGCTTCTGCTCCGTCCGGCGCTTCGCAGGGGAGAGcagcgctgctgctgctgcggcggcTGTCGTCGACGAGGAGCCGGAGAGCGGGTTCGCAGCCGGCGATCAGCAGGTATGCGTCGACCAGAGCAGCAGCTAGATAGATTCTGAACTGCTAGTATGAACTTTTGGATCGGGCCATGTAGCTCTTTCCTGATTTCAAATAAGCAAATTCTCTGCCTTTGTGGGATCTGGAAGGACCAATCCTCTGATACAAATTCCAGGAGCTGCAGATAATATAATATCAAGGCTTAAGGCATCTCTTCTTGCCCATCTGCTCTATGCTCCCTGACCTGGTTGCCTGGTTGGTGTAACTTGTCGGTACTCGCTAGCCCGGTGCATGCATGATGCATCCATCCTTTCTGAAGCACAGTAGTTTTTTTCCCCATTCCATCTGTGTTCTTCACGTTCTTCCTCTGCGATCCAAAATTCGGTCACGTCATCAACTTGTCGACCGACTCCGATAGCCACCGTTACACCAACTCTTTTCTGAATTTTGAAACTGAAGGTAACAGGTCGCGGAGGACAATTGTGGATAGAATTGACAACAATTAGTAAACAAGGCAGATAATAAGAGAGGATGGATTTGGTTGCTGATTTCCCTGTGGTTGGTTGACTGCCTGATGACTGTATTAGATAGTGACGTGCTTTCATCTGGAATGGTAGTGCCAATCTTCTCTGGTAGTATTAGCTTAGTATAATACGTTTGCTTTCCGTGTCAAAGGGTGACGACACCCAATGATTAGGAACATCTCCATGTCTTTACTGCACTTTGTTTCTCTTTTATATACAAACCAAACAAAGTGCTGTCTCTTTGGCATGGTCAATGAGACCAACTGTCTCTCCAAGACGGGTAAATTTGACCACCCGAGACTGTTTTCTTCCACCGACGCTGATTTAAATTTGCACGCATTCGTGTGCCGTCAAATCTTGTAGGCAGTTGACTTTCCAGGAGGGAAAGTATCCTTTGTGGCCGAAATGAACTTCCTTCCAGAATCGACGAGGGAAAGGATCAACTGCTACCGCGTGCTTGACGACGACGGCAGAACGATATCAGGAAGTAGATTCCAAGAGGTACGCTGATGGCTGCACTGCACCGTTCTGAGAAGTTCTCTCTTCAGACTAGATGCTGCGAGGGAGACTTGTTCTGAAGATTAATGCTGTTCATCCTTGTCAGGTCAGTCGGGAGCTGGCTCTGAAGATGTACAGCGAGATGGTGACGCTCCAGATCATGGATACCATCTTCTACGAGGCTCAGAGGCAGGGCAGGATCTCGTTCTACCTCACTTCCAACGGCGAGGAAGCGATCAACATAGCCTCTGCTGCTGCGCTCAGTATGGATGACATTGTGCTGCCTCAGGTAGTACATGTGCATCAGCTATTCCACTCCTCTGAATCTTAATCTAGCAGAAAGATATAGTCTATTTTTCCAACAATCGATTCACACACTGCCCCCATTTCTTTGCTGCGACATGCGGAGCCCAAAATGTAGTACAGGGAACCTGGTGTTCTTCTATGGCGTGGCTTCACTCTGCAGGAGTTTGCAAACCAGTGCTTTGGGAACAAGCTGGACTATGGTAAAGGGAGGCAGATGCCCATTCACTATGGGTCGAACCGTCTGAACTATTTCACAGTCTCGTCACCTATCGCGTAAGTCTCAAGCATCTCTTCCGCGTCGGAAAGGTCTTGCGAGTGAAGGTCATATGTTCCATTCTTCCTTATTTTTCCCAGAACACAGCTCCCTCATGCTGTTGGAGCTGCCTACTCTCTGAAGATGGACAAGAAGGACGCGTGTGCCATCACATACTTTGGGGACGGTGGGACAAGTGAGGTAGATGAAAGCTCTCCAGCCACTGACCAGTCGCTTGCCAGTGCCATTATATCCAGCCTTCCTGACAGATGAACATTTCTCAGGGAGACTTCCATGCAGCGCTCAACTTCGCGGCTGTTATGGAGGCACCGGTGATCTTCTTCTGCCGCAACAATGGCTGGGCCATCAGCACTCCGACTACTGAACAATTCAGAAGTAGCAACAGCGTGTCTTCATATACTGATCCATGGCAGTTACAAGTAAACAATGCAATGTCGTGTTAAAATTCTAGTCGTGTTGCAGGTGATGGAGTTGTCATCCGTGGCCAGGCTTATGGGATCCGTGGCATCCGAGTAGATGGCAATGATGCTCTTGCTGTGTACAGCGCAATCCATGCTGCCCGAGAAATGGCTGTAACTGAAGGAAGACCAATTTTAGTTGAGGTGCTCAGTAGATCCATGGAGTTTCATTACCTGAAATGCACAAAAAAAACTTCAGTATATAATTAATCTGAGTATCGACTAATGAGATTTCAGGCACTGACTTACCGAGTCGGCCATCACTCGACATCCGATGATTCGACCAAGTACAGGCCAGTTGATGAGATTGAGCATTGGCGAACAGCGAGGGATCCGATTTCCAGATACAGAAAATGGGTTCAGGGTAATGACTGGTGGTCTGATGCTGAAGAATCTGAGCTCAGGAGCAGAGTGAGAAAAGAGGTACTGCACCAAAGATTCATATTCCCAGCACACCTTCGATACATCGTCATACATGACATCTGAAACTGCCTGTTAACTTGTGTGCAGCTTCTCCAAGCCATCCAGGTTGCAGAAAGAATGCCAAAACCACCAGTTACTGAGCTTTTCACTGATGTTTACGACAAGATCCCTTCCAACCTGCATGAACAAGAGCAATTGCTGCGGGATACAATCATGAGGCACCCTGCAGACTACCCAACTGATGTACCCGTTTAGTTTTCTTGGCCTTAGATGAGCAGTATCGTTGTGTAATTATTGATGAGTCAGGTCCATAGCATTTTGAATAATACAGTGATTCAGCCAGTGAACTGCTGATTCAACACGTTCTTAAACAATAATTCAACCTGGCAGATTGCCCTGTTGCTGGCACTCGTGAGCCATGCTAAGATATTTCATTGCCTGCACAGCGTACCTTATAATAATAATAGCTACTGAAGCTGCATATAAAATATAGTAACCAGACTGGCAGAGATCATTTCAAATGATTCCCTATTCTAAGTAACTTAAATGCCCTCCAGTCATAATTTCGTATATAAAGCGTTAACTCCGCCAACAAGATTCTAATGTTGACAGTGTGAAAAATAAAATACTAGAGCACAAGGGTCAAGATGGAGAAACAGTACAAAATGCTATGGACCTGAATCATCAGACCAACAATTTCAAATTCATCTGTCAAGGACCTATATCAACAATTGTTAACCTAAAACTAAAATTTCCATGCTAATAATACTAAATAGGCACTAATATTCTGCAAACTGCATCGGAAATAGAACCGCAAAAATATCTCATACTATGCCTATGCTTTTGCCCCAGATGTAATTACAACTTACAGCAACAAGCATATATTGTATGGTTCCTCACATCTGTATCAAACATATTTCCCCTATATTGTCACATCATAATCActtatatatcatttttactgttGAATAGAGTAGGGATCATTATAATATTTTTCTGAACCAAAGGTATGAAGTTCCAAATACCAACTTCAACAAAGATTTTTCTAGAAAGATGAAAAATGCACATAGAAAATAGGAAACCCAATCAGGTAAATTCATATCCATTTGTTGAGATAAGGAAATGTGAGTATGTGAGTGGCATATGACTCACACGATACACTAGCATATGGTACAAGTACAACAACTTTTCCGCACATCGAGATTGTGCAAAACTAATATTAAGATTCAAACAGGAAATGTCATAACAAATATTGCAACTGCTCCATGAACACAGCAGCCTACTGTTCCTCCTTCATAGCCTCTTGAACCGCCTTTAGAACTAGTGGCATTAAATGCTTGTTTGTTGCAATAATTCCTCTGTCACGATCAAGATATCTACCTTTGCAAAAATCCAAATCGTTTCCTGCGGCATCTTTTACCATGCCACCAGCTTCTGCAAACATCGGATAGGGAGGGGGGGGGGGCATTAGTAAAGAGATCTTTTATAAGTTGTTGATTTAATTGCCTCCTGGAATAGAATTATATTCCATACCTGTGACAATAATTGATCCAGCTGCATGATCCCAAACTGTTTCTATGTAACTTTTGTGCGGGATGCGCAGAAAAATGGCACCATCACCACGTGCTAGGGCACCATATTTTGCTTGGCTATCCATTCTAACAGGAGGAGCTCGGACACCAAGTTTCTAATTACATAAGAACAAAGGATTCACTTATATAATTAATAGAGATATCTAGGATAAGAAAATGATAATTAAGGACCAACCTCTGCAATGGAGCTAGTTAAATCACGCTTGGAGTGTGATGCTTCAAAGGATTCAAAGAATGAGGCGTCAACTGGATTATTGGTGGAGCAAACACTAATCTAAAATATAAGTTAGTAAAAGAAAGAATATTCAATGAAGAAATGAACTTGAAATCCTTGAAACTGGAAGTAGTTATATTCATGGCCCAAACCAAAAGCATTCATTACCTTTTGTGGCTCAGATCCTTCTAAGGCCTCAACTTGCGCTCCACAACCAATTGTAGCAAAAAAGAGGGAACCTATTCGATCCCCAAAAGAGCTGCTATTGTTCTTGTTTGTTGATTTTAATGGAAGATTTGGACATCCCAACACACCCAGAACAACTTTGCCCTCATCAAGTAGTCCAAGTGCAACTGCATACTGATCTCCCCTTATGAAACTGCATCGAATTTTTCAGTATAAGAATCTCAAATAAAATAACATTATGGCATATTAAACAAAGATCCTGCATTGTCAATAGCTTTTGATGGAACGACACCAACTGAAATAACTCTTATTACCTCTTTAAGATCATCTCCAAAAATCAAATTCAACTTTGTTTATCTTATGCAATTCATAATTAACCAGGTA harbors:
- the LOC100276170 gene encoding 3'(2'),5'-bisphosphate nucleotidase-like, with translation MSQATEVVGNPYAAELAAAKKAVALAARLCQRVQRSILHSDIQSKADKTPVTVADYGSQVLVCLVLKKELPSHSFSIIAEEDSKDLREDGAQEIIEHITTLINETIVNDGSYNMSLSKEDVLSAIDGGKSEGGPSGRHWILDPIDGTKGFIRGDQYAVALGLLDEGKVVLGVLGCPNLPLKSTNKNNSSSFGDRIGSLFFATIGCGAQVEALEGSEPQKISVCSTNNPVDASFFESFEASHSKRDLTSSIAEKLGVRAPPVRMDSQAKYGALARGDGAIFLRIPHKSYIETVWDHAAGSIIVTEAGGMVKDAAGNDLDFCKGRYLDRDRGIIATNKHLMPLVLKAVQEAMKEEQ
- the LOC100191513 gene encoding 2-oxoisovalerate dehydrogenase subunit alpha 2, mitochondrial-like — encoded protein: MASLWLARASSQLARRAAARRPPPRPARHGSGQPTSSWFLGSVPQAALGSPALDTSRRGFCSVRRFAGESSAAAAAAAVVDEEPESGFAAGDQQAVDFPGGKVSFVAEMNFLPESTRERINCYRVLDDDGRTISGSRFQEVSRELALKMYSEMVTLQIMDTIFYEAQRQGRISFYLTSNGEEAINIASAAALSMDDIVLPQYREPGVLLWRGFTLQEFANQCFGNKLDYGKGRQMPIHYGSNRLNYFTVSSPIATQLPHAVGAAYSLKMDKKDACAITYFGDGGTSEGDFHAALNFAAVMEAPVIFFCRNNGWAISTPTTEQFRSDGVVIRGQAYGIRGIRVDGNDALAVYSAIHAAREMAVTEGRPILVEALTYRVGHHSTSDDSTKYRPVDEIEHWRTARDPISRYRKWVQGNDWWSDAEESELRSRVRKELLQAIQVAERMPKPPVTELFTDVYDKIPSNLHEQEQLLRDTIMRHPADYPTDVPV